GAACGGGGCGTCCGGTTCCACCAGGGTGTGCTGGTTGACCCAGACGGTTCCGGCCTCAATGCGTGAGGCGGTGGCGTAGGCCCGTTCCTGGTCGGGGCTCCAGACGGATGCGCCCAGGCCGAACTCTCCGGCGTTAATTCCGGCGATGGTTTCGTCGAGGTTGTCGTAGGCCACGATGGGCAGTGCTGCCCCGAACTGTTCCTGTTCGACAAGGTCCATGCCCGGCTCGGCGTCGATCACTACAGTGGGGGAGAGGAAGTAGCCGGGCAGGTCGCAGCCGGGGGTGCCGCCGGTGAGGATGCGGGCGCCGGCGCCCACCGCGGATTCAACCAGGCCGTGGATCAGCTTGAGCTGGGACTCGTTGTGCATCGGGCCCATGGTGGTGCCGTCAGCGATGCCGTGGCCCAGCACATAGCGGGCCGCCTCGGCGGCTATGGCCTCAGCCAGTTCCGCGCCGCGGCTGCGCGGGACGTACACGCGCTTGACCGCCATGCAGACCTGGCCGGCGTTGCGGAAGGCGCTGCCCACAATACCGCGGGCGGTGACAGCGATGTCCGCGTCGTCCAGGACGATAGCAGGATCGTTACCGCCCAGTTCCATGGTGACGCGCTTGACGGTTGAAGCAGCCTGCTGGGCGACGGAGATGCCCACCTCCGTGGAACCCGTAAAGGAGATCTTGCGGATGCCAGGTGAGGTGCTCAGGGCAACGTTTACCGTCCGCCGCGAACTGGTGCGGGCCTGCAGCACACCGGCCGGGAGGACCTCGTTGAGCAGGTTAATCAGGGCAATCGTGGACAGGGGTGTGGACGGCGAGGGTTTGGCGATCACGGTGCAGCCGGCCACCAGGGCAGGGGCGAGTTTTACGCCGAGCAGGGAGATGGGGAAGTTCCACGGGGTGATGGTGCCGACGATTCCCACAGGCCGGTACTGGACCTCCAGGCTGCGGTCGGCCCGCGGGGTGAGTTGCTGGGCTTCGTCCCAGTCGAGGTCCGCATAGTATTCGAAAAGGTTGGCGGCCACCGAGAACTCACCTGCGGCGTCGGCCTTGGGCTTGCCCTGTTCCAGGGAGAGCAGGGTGGCCAGCTCGTCCAGGTCGCGGCGGATCAGTGCGGCACCTGCGCGCAGGGCGTTGCGGCGCGCTTCCCTGTCCGCGGCCCAGCCAAGTGCGGCGGCACGGGCGGACGCAACCGCGAACTCAACGTCCTCCGCTGTGTTTTCCGGAGCGTGTCCAACGAGCTCAAAGGTGGCCGGGTCATGGACCTCGTACTGGGCTGCCGTCATGGTTTGTCCTTTCGGCCGGGAGGGAATTCTTATCCCAGTGTCATGGCACCGGTCACAATCCGTGGGCAGCCTTTCCATCCAACGGAAAGTGCGCGCCAAGGACGATCGCCCGCTTGCCAATATGGAGTGAAGCACGTCACGCACTAACGAGGAGTCTGCATGTCCCAGGAGCAACTGCCCATCGTACTCACCGGAATTTCGTCCGGCATCGGGGCCCGGACGGCCCAGATCCTCGCCAGCCGGGGTGTCCCGTTGATCGGCATTGACCGTAACGCGCCAACGGACTTCAGCGGCACCTTCGTCCAGGCGGACCTTTCCAGCCAGGCAGGCGTGGACGCCGCCGCAGCAGCAGTCGCGGCCGCAGCGCCTAACGGCATCGGTGGTCTGGCGAACATCGCCGGAGTCCCCGGCACCGCACCCTGGCGGAGCGTGCTGTCCGTCAACGTCTTCGGTGTCCGGGGGCTGGTCCGGGTGCTCGCACACCTGCTTGGCGAGGGGGCTGCCGTGGTGAACCTCGCCTCCAGCGTTGCCGTGAACTGGCGCGACGTGAAAGCGAAATGTTCCGCCTTCGCACTCGCCGATGATGAGGCAGCAGCGCTGGAGGCAGTAGCTAGCGACGAGGAGATCACCGGCGAGTCCTACCTCTTCTCCAAGCAGTGCGTCCGGGTCCTCACCGAGCACCTGGCCGCCGAGCTGCTGCCGCAGCGCATCCGCGTCAACAGCGTCAGCCCGGGCCCGGTCGCCACACCCATCCTCGAGGACTTCAAGAAAGACCATGGCCGCGACAAGGTAGAGGGCGCCAGCGCTCTGCTGGGCCGCTTCGGCGACCCGGACGACATCGCCCCCGTCATCGACTTCCTCCTCCGGCCCGAATCGGGCTGGGTGAACGGTTCGGATATCCGCGTGGACGGCGGCCTGGGTGCATACCGCGGCTCCGGCCTCGCCGCAGTGGCCGGCTGAACGCCGTCGACGCACGGCGGGTGCATTAATGCACGACGCCGGTGCCTCACCTTTCGCACCCGGGGGCACCGGCGTCGGGCCTAAAATGGCAGGACGCAGCGCTGCGCCACGTGCAGCGCTCTCGAGCACACAGAAGGGTGACCATGGCAAACCCTGCCCCGCCAGGCCGGACCACCCGGCGCCCGGGTACGACGGCCGCACCCAAGCTTCCGGCCGCGCCCGGCGGTGCTGCCACCCCTCAGGCGGCCAGCGTCACCTCACGCGCCCTGGCCCTGTTGGGCACCTTCGATACCGAGCACTCCGTCCAAAGCCTCAGTTCCATGGCCCGGCGTGCAGGATTACCGGTAGCCACCGCGCACCGCCTTGCCGGTGATTTGGTGGCCTGGGGCGGACTGGAAAAGCTGAACGGCGAATACCGCGTGGGCCAGCGGATCTGGCGACTTGGCCTGCTGGCCCCCGCGCAGCAGAACATCGCCGAGGTGGCGGCTCCCTTCATGCAGGACGTCCTTTTCGTCACCCACAACGTGGTGAACCTGTTCATCCTGGACGGGGAAGAGGTCCTGCTGGTAGAGCGCATGTCCGGCACCGGCGCCGGCCAGCCGTTCCGGCGAGTGGGCGCACGCCTGCCGCTGCACGTAAGTGCAGCGGGCAAAATTATGCTTGCTTACGGGGCAAAGGACCTGTTTTCCTCCGCTGTCCAGCGGCTAGAGCCCCATACGCCCCGGACCATCACGAACCCCGGACTGCTCGCCGCCGAGATCGAACGGGTCCGGGCCAATGGCTACGCCACCACGGAAGAAGAGGCGGGGCCTGACAACTACGGCCTGGCTGTCCCGGTATTTCTTCCGAACAAGCAGGTGGTGGCAGCGCTGGGCATCGTCACCCGCGGTCGCCCCGCGCCCGTGGGCAGCGTGGTTCCCGTGCTCAACATCGCATCGCGGGGAATCGCGCGGCGGCTGGGTGTGGAGCACCTGCCGCGGTAGGCCGGGTTCTCTCCGCTCGTGTCAGGCCAGTCTTTCCGTTGGATGGAAAGCCGCGCACAGCCTGTGGCCTGGAACACCTAACCTCAAGTAAGTCCTTAATGCGGCCGGATCTCCGGCCCAAGCCTGCTTGGCAGGCACCCCGTTCCAAAGGAAGTGAAGACCCCATGACTGCATCTGCAGGAGCTACCATCGACGCCGTCGTCGATCAGGTGGACATTGTGGCCGACCAGGTGGTCTCCCTGGTGCTACGCCGGGCCGACGGGCAGCGATTCCAGCCGTGGCAGCCCGGGGCACACATTGATGTTCACGTAGGCGACGGCCTGGTGCGACAATACTCCCTGTGTTCCTCGCCGGACGAACTGGACCATCTGCGCATCGGTGTGCTGCACGTGCCGGATTCCCGTGGCGGGTCAAAAGCAGTGCACGCGCTGCTGGCCGGCACGCCGCTGACCATCTCCGAACCGCGCAACAACTTCCCCATGCGTGAATCGCGGCGTTACCTCTTCATCGCCGGCGGAATCGGCATCACCCCGCTCATTCCGATGTTGGAGGCAGCCCAGGCCTCCGGCAAGGAATGGACCCTGATTTACGGCGGGCGGAGCCGGAACACCATGGCCTTCGCCCAGCAGCTGGAGGACCGGTATGGCACTGACCGCATCCGGATCATCGCCGAGGACGAGGTAGGCCGGCTCGACCTGGACCAGATCCTCGGCATGCCCCGGGCGCACATGCTGGTGTACGCGTGCGGCCCCGGCGGGCTGCTCGGCGCCGTTGAAGAACGCTGCATGGGCTGGCCTCCGGGCGCCCTGCACACCGAGCGTTTCGTTGCCTCCACACTGGGTGCCGCCGCCGCCAACGCACCGTTCGAGGTGGAGTTGGCCCGGACCGGGACCACCGTAACAGTGCCAAATGACAAGACCATCCTCGAGGCCGTGGAGGAGGTGGGCGTCCGCGTCCTGTCCTCCTGCCGCGGCGGATTGTGCGGCACCTGCGAAACCCAGATCATCTCGGGTGAGCCTGAGCACCGCGACGCTGTGTTGTCGGAAGGGGATCGTGAAGCAGGCGAAGTGATGCTGGTCTGCGTTTCCCGCGCCGCTGCGGGCTGCCCGCGCCTCGTCCTGGATCTCTAGCACACCATCTATCCACCCAAGATTTCTCACCAGGAGTGTTCCCATGACCGTTACCACCCATGAAGCCAACGTACTGGGCGAAGACCCGTTCGACACGGCGAACCTCCTGGACCCGTACCCGTTCCTGGGGCGGCTCCGCGATGCCGGCGCCGTCTCCTATCTGGAGAGCACCGGCAGCTACGCAGTGGCCGGCTACCAGGAGGTTTATGAGGTCCTGACGGACTTCGAAACCTACATTTCCTCCGGTGGCCTGGGCCCGCGGGACATCCGCAAGGACTCTGGCTGGCGCCCGCCCAGCATCCTCGAATCGGATCCGCCCATCCACACCGTGATGCGCCGGGCGCTGACCGGCGTCATCAACCCCAGTACAGTCCGCGCCCTTCGCGAGCCATTCACGCCACCGGCTGTGGAGTTGACGGAGCAGCTGGCGCAGCGCAAGACCTTCGACGCCATCACCGACCTCGCCGAAAAGTACCCCCTGCGTGTCTTCCCGGACGCGGTGGGAATTCCCGACGTCGGCCGTGAACATCTGCTGCCCTACGGCAACATGGTGTTCAACGCCTTCGGCCCGGAGAACTACATCTTCAAACAGGCTTTCGCCCAGGGCGATGAGCACGCTGCCGCGGTGATGCGGAACTGCCAGCGCGAAAACCTGGACGACACCGGGTTCGGCGCCCAGATCTGGAAGCGCGTGGAGGACGGTTTGATCACCGAGCAGCAGGCCACGCTACTGGTCCGCGCCCTGTTGTCCGCCGGAGTAGACACCACCATCTTCGGGATAGGCAATACGCTCTCGGTGCTGGCGCGCTACCCGGAAGCCTGGGCCCAGCTGCGGGAGAACCCGAAGATGGCGAAATTTGCCGTGGATGAGGCGCTGCGCCTGGAATCGCCGTTCCAGAAGTTCCACCGGACCGTTGCCGTGGACACCGTCCTCGGCGGTGTGCACCTGCCGGCCGGCGCCAAGGTTTTGGTGTTCCTCGGTGCTGCGAACCGTGACCCGCGCAAGTGGGGCGAGAACGCTGATGACTTCGATCTCAACCGCAATGCGTCGGGCCACGTCGCGTTCGGCATGGGCCTGCACCAGTGTGTGGGGCAGCCGATCGCCAGACTCGAAATGGAAATCGTGTTGCAGCAGCTACTCCAACGGGTAGCCACCATCGAGCCGGATGGCGCGCCGGTGCCGATCCTGCACAACGTTCTCCGAGGATTCGAGTCCCTGCCCGTGCGGATCACGGCGGCTTAGGCTTCGATTCGGTGCAAACATGGGCCTGCTCAGGGATTGAAGTTCGGCACCAGTCCGGCTAACAACAGGGCCGCTTGAAGTCGACGCAGCCGCAGTGCTGGCACCTGCGTCAACCGCCAAGATTCCGGGGACAAGATACGCGAGGTCGTGTCTCCCATATCGACCTTTCTGCCACTGTCAACTCCCCGCCATGTGCAAATGGCGGAGACGGAACGGCTTGTGACTCGGACTGAAAGGACAAACATGAATTGCCTGGTTCGCTACCTGGGGCTGATGTTCCAGCTGTCCCGCATCCAGGACCTGGCGTTGTGGGAGGCGGAGATGACGGAACCCGCGAGGGCATTGACGTCGTCCGCTTAGATAGGCTGGTAAAAGGAGGACGTTGCGGGCCGACCTGCTTCAGGGATCGAGATTGTCGCTGTGCGCAAGCGTCACGGAAGATCATCTCACCGAAGATTCGTTTCAACGGTGGGGTGTGTGGGCTTTTCAGACGAAGGTGCCAACAGCACCTGGACCTGCTGATGCTGCAGAAGTGGTTTGAGAATGTCAATCTGATTTGGGTCCAGTGGGGGAGCCCCGAGTCCTTGATGCGGTGGCCGCAGTGCTCTAGCGTGTGGACCCAGGCTAACTCCTGTCAGCCTCGCTTTCGACCTTCCGAGGGGACCTGCCTCAACAGCCCCTGAGCTTCCTCGGCGGCGGCATGGATCGATTCGGCCAACGTCTGGTCGTGGCGCGAGATGAAGTAATGCGCCGCAGCCGCCAGGCT
Above is a window of Arthrobacter sp. FB24 DNA encoding:
- a CDS encoding aldehyde dehydrogenase family protein, which gives rise to MTAAQYEVHDPATFELVGHAPENTAEDVEFAVASARAAALGWAADREARRNALRAGAALIRRDLDELATLLSLEQGKPKADAAGEFSVAANLFEYYADLDWDEAQQLTPRADRSLEVQYRPVGIVGTITPWNFPISLLGVKLAPALVAGCTVIAKPSPSTPLSTIALINLLNEVLPAGVLQARTSSRRTVNVALSTSPGIRKISFTGSTEVGISVAQQAASTVKRVTMELGGNDPAIVLDDADIAVTARGIVGSAFRNAGQVCMAVKRVYVPRSRGAELAEAIAAEAARYVLGHGIADGTTMGPMHNESQLKLIHGLVESAVGAGARILTGGTPGCDLPGYFLSPTVVIDAEPGMDLVEQEQFGAALPIVAYDNLDETIAGINAGEFGLGASVWSPDQERAYATASRIEAGTVWVNQHTLVEPDAPFGGWKASGVGRERGRWGLEEYLETRVINARPHS
- a CDS encoding SDR family oxidoreductase, whose amino-acid sequence is MSQEQLPIVLTGISSGIGARTAQILASRGVPLIGIDRNAPTDFSGTFVQADLSSQAGVDAAAAAVAAAAPNGIGGLANIAGVPGTAPWRSVLSVNVFGVRGLVRVLAHLLGEGAAVVNLASSVAVNWRDVKAKCSAFALADDEAAALEAVASDEEITGESYLFSKQCVRVLTEHLAAELLPQRIRVNSVSPGPVATPILEDFKKDHGRDKVEGASALLGRFGDPDDIAPVIDFLLRPESGWVNGSDIRVDGGLGAYRGSGLAAVAG
- a CDS encoding IclR family transcriptional regulator, producing the protein MANPAPPGRTTRRPGTTAAPKLPAAPGGAATPQAASVTSRALALLGTFDTEHSVQSLSSMARRAGLPVATAHRLAGDLVAWGGLEKLNGEYRVGQRIWRLGLLAPAQQNIAEVAAPFMQDVLFVTHNVVNLFILDGEEVLLVERMSGTGAGQPFRRVGARLPLHVSAAGKIMLAYGAKDLFSSAVQRLEPHTPRTITNPGLLAAEIERVRANGYATTEEEAGPDNYGLAVPVFLPNKQVVAALGIVTRGRPAPVGSVVPVLNIASRGIARRLGVEHLPR
- a CDS encoding PDR/VanB family oxidoreductase, with the translated sequence MTASAGATIDAVVDQVDIVADQVVSLVLRRADGQRFQPWQPGAHIDVHVGDGLVRQYSLCSSPDELDHLRIGVLHVPDSRGGSKAVHALLAGTPLTISEPRNNFPMRESRRYLFIAGGIGITPLIPMLEAAQASGKEWTLIYGGRSRNTMAFAQQLEDRYGTDRIRIIAEDEVGRLDLDQILGMPRAHMLVYACGPGGLLGAVEERCMGWPPGALHTERFVASTLGAAAANAPFEVELARTGTTVTVPNDKTILEAVEEVGVRVLSSCRGGLCGTCETQIISGEPEHRDAVLSEGDREAGEVMLVCVSRAAAGCPRLVLDL
- a CDS encoding cytochrome P450, yielding MTVTTHEANVLGEDPFDTANLLDPYPFLGRLRDAGAVSYLESTGSYAVAGYQEVYEVLTDFETYISSGGLGPRDIRKDSGWRPPSILESDPPIHTVMRRALTGVINPSTVRALREPFTPPAVELTEQLAQRKTFDAITDLAEKYPLRVFPDAVGIPDVGREHLLPYGNMVFNAFGPENYIFKQAFAQGDEHAAAVMRNCQRENLDDTGFGAQIWKRVEDGLITEQQATLLVRALLSAGVDTTIFGIGNTLSVLARYPEAWAQLRENPKMAKFAVDEALRLESPFQKFHRTVAVDTVLGGVHLPAGAKVLVFLGAANRDPRKWGENADDFDLNRNASGHVAFGMGLHQCVGQPIARLEMEIVLQQLLQRVATIEPDGAPVPILHNVLRGFESLPVRITAA